From Algihabitans albus:
CACGGGCCAGGGCAGCGATCAGCTTGGGATTACCGCTGCAAAAGCCGATCCGCCAACCAGGCATGGAATAGGTTTTCGAAAGCGACGTGAACTCGACGGCGATCTCCTTGGCACCCGGCACCTGAAGGACCGACGGCGGCGGCGGACCCTCGAAATAGACTTCGGCGTAGGCCAGGTCCGAGATGATCCAGATACCCTCGCGCCGGCAGTAGGCGACCAGCTCTTCATAGAAAGCGAGTTCGGCGGTCTCGGCGGTGGGATTGCTCGGAAAGTTCACGATCACGGCGAGCGGCTTGGGCACCGAGTGACGCACCGCGCGCTCCAGCGCCGCCATGAAGTCCAGTTCGGGCCCCGCCGGGATCGAACGGATCGCGGCCCCGGCAATGATGAATCCGAAGGCATGGATCGGATAGCTGGGGTTCGGGGCCAGAATGATGTCGCCCGGGCTGGTGATCGCCTGGGCGAGGTTAGCCAGCCCCTCCTTCGAGCCGATGGTCACGATGGTCTCGCGATCCGGATCGAGGTCGACCCCGAATCGACGGTCGTAGTAGGCCGCCACGGCCTTGCGCAAGCCTGGAATCCCGCGTGACGTCGAGTAGCGGTGAGCGCGCGGGTCGGCCAAGGTCTCAGCGAGTTTGTCGATCACATGCTGCGGCGGCGGCAGGTCCGGATTGCCCATGCCGAAGTCGATGATGTCCTCGCCGGCGGCGCGGGCCGCGGCCTTCAGGGCGTTCACCTCCGCGAAGACATAGGGCGGCAGACGCTTTATGCGGTGGAATTCTTCCATTGGTCTCGATCTAGCAAAACCGGCCCCATCCGACTGACCCCGTCCGACCGGCCACGCTTCTGCGGGGAAAGGCGCCGCGACCGCTCCCCGGCCTAATACTCCAGATAAATCTCGACACGGCGGTTGCCGGCCTCGCCGGTCGGCATGAACTCGTAGAAGACGGGCTGTTGAGCTCCCATGGCCTCGATCGCCAGCGCCGAGTCCGGCACGCCTTGGCGGTTCAAGGCATTGGCCACCGCCGCGGCCCGCTGCTGGCTGATCTCGATGTTCGCCAAGGCGTGGCGCG
This genomic window contains:
- a CDS encoding LL-diaminopimelate aminotransferase → MEEFHRIKRLPPYVFAEVNALKAAARAAGEDIIDFGMGNPDLPPPQHVIDKLAETLADPRAHRYSTSRGIPGLRKAVAAYYDRRFGVDLDPDRETIVTIGSKEGLANLAQAITSPGDIILAPNPSYPIHAFGFIIAGAAIRSIPAGPELDFMAALERAVRHSVPKPLAVIVNFPSNPTAETAELAFYEELVAYCRREGIWIISDLAYAEVYFEGPPPPSVLQVPGAKEIAVEFTSLSKTYSMPGWRIGFCSGNPKLIAALARVKSYVDYGAFTPIQVAATAALNGPQDCIEEMRRRYRERRDVLIDGLAAAGWEVPRPPATMFAWAPLPAAYADLGSLEFSKMLLREAKVAVAPGVGFGEYGDGHLRLAVVENLHRTRQAVRNIKAFLRRDQGSGNSRQALG